One window from the genome of bacterium encodes:
- a CDS encoding universal stress protein, with amino-acid sequence MNRVTHANILIPLENKETDSTILDHIRSLGKLTHSKITLLHVADGWAARNYDQLDLQESVEMKTDRVYLESRVQELLKEGFEASYVLAMGDPAEEIIKIAKEIKVDLIAMATHGHRFLGDIIYGSTADKVRHQVDMPMLLLKARK; translated from the coding sequence ATTAACCGAGTAACTCATGCAAACATTCTAATCCCTTTGGAAAATAAAGAGACCGATAGCACCATACTGGATCATATCCGGTCACTGGGCAAACTAACGCATTCGAAAATAACGCTTCTTCATGTGGCGGACGGCTGGGCGGCGCGAAATTACGACCAGCTTGATCTGCAGGAAAGCGTAGAGATGAAGACGGATCGTGTTTATCTCGAAAGCCGTGTACAGGAACTTTTGAAAGAAGGATTTGAAGCAAGTTATGTTCTCGCTATGGGCGATCCGGCCGAGGAGATCATTAAAATTGCCAAAGAAATAAAAGTTGATCTGATAGCGATGGCAACCCACGGCCATAGATTTCTCGGCGATATTATTTACGGTAGCACGGCCGACAAAGTGCGCCACCAGGTAGACATGCCTATGTTGCTCCTGAAAGCCCGCAAATAG